A genomic segment from Psychrobacter arcticus 273-4 encodes:
- the cmoB gene encoding tRNA 5-methoxyuridine(34)/uridine 5-oxyacetic acid(34) synthase CmoB, with amino-acid sequence MLNNTILHAERELYLTLLAWAQQQPNAYEWLTQLPTWLNDIKDKANYAHAPAYQASVARLPTLTVDNVQLNSDILTIDAQLSDSERKQATALLKQLMPWRKGPFKIGSSQNEGEQAEPIFIDTEWHSDWKWQRVAPHLGNLKGRRVLDVGGGSGYHGWRMAGAGADTVIIIDPSCLFYHQFMAIRHFVGSADAHDIGRYRTHYIPVPLEALPDNSQLFDTVFSMGVLYHRQSPFEHLQQLKGQLVKGGELVLETLVIEGDANTVLVPHDRYAQMNNVYFLPSVAALIGWLEKAGFTEVRCVDVAVTSTDEQRKTEWMNYHSLADFLDPNDPTKTIEGYPAPMRATLIAKK; translated from the coding sequence ATGCTTAACAACACTATTCTCCACGCAGAACGCGAACTGTATTTAACCTTGCTAGCATGGGCACAGCAGCAGCCGAACGCTTATGAGTGGCTCACGCAACTGCCTACATGGTTAAACGATATAAAAGATAAAGCCAATTACGCTCATGCGCCAGCTTATCAAGCTTCGGTTGCGCGCTTGCCCACATTGACCGTCGATAATGTTCAGTTAAATAGCGATATATTGACGATCGATGCACAATTAAGTGATTCTGAGCGTAAACAAGCAACTGCCTTGTTAAAGCAGCTGATGCCGTGGCGCAAAGGACCTTTTAAAATTGGCAGTAGCCAAAATGAAGGGGAGCAAGCCGAGCCAATTTTTATCGATACAGAATGGCACAGTGATTGGAAGTGGCAACGAGTCGCACCGCATTTGGGTAATTTAAAAGGGCGTCGTGTATTAGATGTGGGCGGTGGCTCTGGCTATCATGGCTGGCGTATGGCAGGGGCAGGTGCTGATACGGTTATTATTATTGACCCATCGTGCTTGTTTTATCATCAGTTTATGGCAATTCGTCATTTTGTCGGTAGCGCCGATGCTCATGACATAGGTCGTTATCGTACCCACTATATTCCAGTGCCGCTTGAAGCATTACCGGATAATAGCCAGCTGTTTGATACCGTATTTAGTATGGGAGTGCTCTATCATCGTCAGTCGCCCTTTGAGCATTTACAGCAGCTAAAAGGTCAACTGGTAAAAGGTGGTGAGCTGGTACTTGAAACTTTGGTGATAGAAGGCGATGCCAATACCGTACTGGTACCGCATGACCGTTATGCTCAAATGAATAACGTGTATTTTCTACCGTCGGTGGCAGCATTAATTGGCTGGCTTGAAAAAGCAGGATTTACAGAAGTGCGCTGTGTCGATGTGGCAGTGACCTCAACCGATGAGCAGCGCAAAACTGAGTGGATGAATTATCATTCGTTAGCAGATTTCTTAGATCCTAATGATCCAACAAAGACTATTGAAGGCTATCCTGCGCCGATGCGTGCCACTCTGATTGCCAAAAAATGA
- a CDS encoding DUF1499 domain-containing protein codes for MSVDTDKGIIEATDTTMWFGFKDDIVIRINDNGSEDNGSEHLVDIRSKSRVGSRDLGKNAERIHDFIDELKSILAK; via the coding sequence ATCAGCGTTGATACTGATAAAGGCATCATTGAAGCGACCGATACGACCATGTGGTTTGGTTTCAAGGATGATATCGTCATACGTATCAATGATAATGGTAGCGAGGATAATGGTAGCGAGCATCTGGTCGATATCCGCAGTAAATCACGGGTTGGTAGTCGTGATTTGGGTAAAAATGCAGAGCGTATTCATGATTTTATTGATGAGTTGAAGAGCATTTTGGCGAAGTAG
- the cmoA gene encoding carboxy-S-adenosyl-L-methionine synthase CmoA: MSHPMSQSQPATVKHDTLFTTPLDKAARFSFDEQVVACFPDMIRRSVPGYGQVLAMLPIFARRHCKYRQQGDNGQRVSRIYDLGCSLGAASMTLAGEFESQDLQIKAIDISPAMTTEATTLLSDNYPEHDIEVITADIRDIEFEPCDMVILNLTLQFLPAADRVAVLEKIYAALSEGGILVLTEKTHAFDEQYDAWLVERYYDFKRANGYTEMEISGKRNALENVLITDTLDEHHTRLAQVGFQRHLTWFQFLNFVSIVAFK; encoded by the coding sequence ATGAGTCATCCTATGAGCCAATCTCAGCCTGCCACTGTCAAACATGACACCCTATTCACCACGCCACTAGATAAAGCGGCGCGTTTTTCATTTGATGAGCAAGTGGTGGCTTGTTTTCCGGATATGATTCGTCGTAGTGTCCCAGGTTATGGTCAGGTATTGGCGATGTTACCTATATTTGCCCGTCGTCATTGTAAATATCGTCAGCAAGGCGATAACGGTCAGCGTGTCAGCCGCATTTATGATTTGGGCTGCTCGCTTGGTGCTGCAAGTATGACGTTGGCTGGTGAGTTTGAGTCACAAGATCTGCAAATTAAAGCAATTGATATTTCACCAGCGATGACCACTGAAGCGACCACCTTGCTAAGTGACAATTATCCTGAGCATGATATAGAGGTCATCACCGCTGATATTCGTGATATTGAGTTTGAGCCATGTGATATGGTGATTTTGAATTTAACCTTACAATTTTTACCAGCTGCCGACAGAGTCGCGGTACTTGAAAAAATTTATGCCGCACTCAGCGAAGGCGGTATATTGGTATTGACTGAAAAGACCCATGCTTTTGATGAGCAGTATGATGCGTGGTTGGTTGAACGTTATTACGATTTTAAACGCGCCAATGGCTATACCGAAATGGAAATCAGTGGCAAACGTAATGCGCTAGAAAACGTCCTTATTACGGATACTTTAGATGAGCATCATACGAGGTTAGCGCAAGTAGGTTTTCAGCGCCATCTGACTTGGTTTCAATTTTTAAACTTCGTCTCTATTGTGGCGTTTAAATAA
- the msrA gene encoding peptide-methionine (S)-S-oxide reductase MsrA translates to MQTIILGGGCFWCTESVFLSVKGVESVISGYMGGNAVSANYEAVCGGDTGHIEVIKVKFNESTVPLEVILDVFFATHDPTTMDRQANDVGSQYRSVVFYTDETQKPTVDRTINKLRDMGINIVTEVHPAVEFYQAEDTHQDFFNRNPGQAYCNFAIPPKLAKLRKEFSQYMVS, encoded by the coding sequence ATGCAAACGATTATATTAGGCGGTGGCTGCTTTTGGTGCACAGAATCAGTATTTTTATCAGTAAAAGGCGTGGAGTCTGTAATATCAGGTTATATGGGTGGCAATGCGGTATCAGCTAATTATGAAGCAGTCTGCGGCGGAGATACCGGTCACATCGAAGTGATTAAAGTGAAATTTAATGAATCGACTGTCCCATTAGAAGTGATACTTGATGTCTTTTTTGCCACTCACGATCCTACTACTATGGACCGTCAAGCCAATGATGTTGGCAGCCAATATCGTAGCGTAGTGTTTTATACAGACGAAACACAAAAACCAACCGTCGATCGTACCATTAATAAGCTACGTGATATGGGCATTAATATCGTCACCGAAGTACATCCTGCGGTTGAATTTTATCAAGCAGAAGACACGCATCAAGACTTTTTTAATCGTAATCCAGGACAGGCTTATTGCAACTTTGCTATACCGCCAAAGCTCGCCAAATTGCGTAAAGAATTCAGTCAGTACATGGTGAGCTAA
- a CDS encoding lytic murein transglycosylase, whose product MRLSHLSTLSLLTAAIGLSLASTAQAAKSDAPNLSNTQFQQCLDDLKNSSKFRGVDSYTFNNYRPSQPDPSVIQSLNYQPEFQKDVWDYLSSLVDTERVADGIQAKRQWADTLRKIESRYGVKAEHVLGVWGVESNFGQTLGKKPLFESLATLSCFDRRQSYFQGEYANALKIVQNGDIAPSDMTGSWAGAFGQTQFMPSTFLELAVDFDGDGRRDLVNSVPDALASTANFLDKRGYRSGEAWGYEVKLPSGFWAASNRKDKKSMSHWRNQGLTLANGSPLPSDLSSAGLLLPAGKDGPAFLVGKNFDTFYSYNASESYALAIAHLSDLITREDSSKTDFITAWPTDDPGIGRQESRAIQQALLNAGYDIGAVDGIIGDNTRTAIQQYQSSRGIFPADGRAGQKFYRAIVGNAAPNNSQYGNSYGQPTNSRPLKPASADRMGQLIQQQNTTPNSYSQPTAITPSNSGTTRYRRVTGADGVITLVRIDEGLL is encoded by the coding sequence ATGCGTTTGTCTCATTTGTCCACCTTGTCTTTATTGACTGCAGCTATTGGTTTAAGCCTTGCCAGCACCGCCCAAGCTGCCAAATCAGACGCACCAAACTTGTCTAATACTCAATTTCAACAGTGCTTGGATGATCTAAAAAACTCTAGCAAATTTCGTGGTGTCGATAGCTATACTTTTAATAACTATCGCCCATCTCAGCCTGATCCAAGTGTGATTCAATCGCTCAACTATCAGCCTGAATTTCAGAAAGATGTCTGGGATTATTTATCTTCGCTCGTTGACACCGAACGAGTAGCAGATGGTATCCAAGCCAAACGTCAATGGGCAGATACTTTGCGTAAAATTGAATCGCGTTATGGCGTCAAAGCCGAGCACGTATTAGGCGTTTGGGGCGTGGAGTCTAACTTTGGGCAGACATTGGGCAAAAAACCTTTATTTGAATCTTTAGCGACCTTGTCTTGCTTTGATCGTCGTCAAAGCTATTTTCAAGGCGAATATGCCAATGCCTTAAAAATCGTACAAAACGGTGATATTGCGCCAAGCGATATGACGGGCTCATGGGCAGGCGCTTTTGGGCAAACGCAATTTATGCCAAGCACATTTCTAGAATTGGCGGTTGATTTCGATGGTGATGGTCGTCGCGACTTGGTCAATAGTGTTCCTGATGCACTCGCCTCTACCGCTAACTTTTTAGATAAGCGCGGCTATCGTTCAGGCGAAGCATGGGGTTATGAAGTTAAACTGCCAAGTGGGTTTTGGGCAGCTTCTAATCGTAAAGATAAAAAATCGATGAGTCACTGGCGTAATCAAGGCTTAACCCTTGCTAATGGTAGCCCGTTGCCTTCCGACTTGAGTAGTGCTGGATTATTATTACCTGCTGGTAAAGACGGTCCTGCATTTTTAGTTGGTAAAAATTTCGATACTTTTTATTCCTACAATGCATCAGAAAGCTATGCACTGGCGATTGCTCATTTATCGGATTTGATTACTCGCGAAGATAGCAGTAAAACTGACTTTATCACAGCTTGGCCAACTGATGACCCTGGTATTGGTCGCCAAGAATCCAGAGCGATTCAGCAAGCATTATTGAACGCAGGCTATGACATTGGCGCAGTCGATGGCATTATCGGTGATAATACTCGTACTGCCATTCAGCAATACCAGTCTAGTCGTGGTATTTTTCCGGCTGATGGACGCGCAGGGCAGAAATTTTATCGTGCCATCGTGGGTAATGCGGCGCCTAACAATTCACAATATGGTAATTCATATGGACAGCCAACAAACAGTCGTCCTTTAAAACCAGCGTCTGCTGATCGTATGGGACAATTGATTCAACAGCAAAATACCACGCCTAATAGCTACTCGCAGCCTACAGCGATTACTCCATCAAACTCAGG